In Streptomyces hawaiiensis, one genomic interval encodes:
- a CDS encoding dicarboxylate/amino acid:cation symporter produces the protein MSSHTKSFKVPFWAQILAGLVLGVLLGWLARDQDLSWLVTTLEKVGDTFIGLLKLAVAPLVFFAILVSITNLRKVNNAARLASRTLLWFMITSLIAVSIGLVIGLLTNPGAGTGLTPKDGAKPEDTGSWIDFLTGIVPTDVITPFTELNVLQIVFMAAVAGIAALQLGEKAQPILTLSESVLSLLQKALWWVIRLAPLGTIGLIGNAIATYGWDLIGKYATFTADIYVGCLIVLFGVYPTLLATVAKVNPVQFFKGAWPAIQLAFVSRSSVGTMPLTQKVTERLGVPKEYASFAVPFGATTKMDGCAAIYPAIAAIFVAQIFDIQLGVGDYLLIAFVSVVGSAATAGLTGATVMLTLTLSTLGLPMEGVGLLLAIDPILDMIRTATNVAGQALIPVLVSARENLLDRTAYATADGSSLDEPRDKAEPVPATA, from the coding sequence GTGTCCTCACACACGAAATCCTTCAAGGTGCCCTTCTGGGCCCAGATACTCGCCGGTCTCGTTCTGGGTGTGCTGCTCGGCTGGCTCGCCCGCGACCAGGACCTGTCCTGGCTGGTCACGACACTGGAGAAGGTCGGCGACACCTTCATCGGGCTGCTGAAGCTCGCGGTCGCCCCGCTCGTCTTCTTCGCGATCCTCGTCTCGATCACCAACCTGCGGAAGGTCAACAACGCGGCCCGCCTGGCCTCGCGCACCCTCCTCTGGTTCATGATCACCTCGCTGATCGCGGTCAGCATCGGCCTGGTCATCGGCCTGCTGACCAACCCCGGCGCCGGAACCGGCCTCACGCCCAAGGACGGCGCGAAGCCCGAGGACACCGGCTCCTGGATCGACTTCCTGACGGGCATCGTCCCGACCGACGTCATCACGCCGTTCACCGAGCTGAACGTGCTGCAGATCGTCTTCATGGCCGCCGTCGCCGGTATCGCCGCGCTCCAGCTCGGTGAGAAGGCCCAGCCGATCCTCACCCTGAGCGAGTCCGTCCTCAGCCTGCTCCAGAAGGCGCTGTGGTGGGTCATCCGGCTCGCCCCGCTGGGCACCATCGGCCTCATCGGCAACGCCATCGCCACCTACGGCTGGGACCTGATCGGCAAGTACGCGACGTTCACCGCCGACATCTACGTCGGCTGCCTCATCGTGCTTTTCGGCGTCTACCCGACGCTGCTCGCGACCGTCGCCAAGGTCAACCCGGTCCAGTTCTTCAAGGGCGCCTGGCCCGCGATCCAGCTGGCCTTCGTCTCCCGCTCGTCCGTGGGCACCATGCCGCTGACGCAGAAGGTCACCGAGCGGCTCGGCGTGCCGAAGGAGTACGCGTCCTTCGCCGTGCCGTTCGGCGCCACGACCAAGATGGACGGCTGCGCCGCCATCTACCCGGCGATCGCCGCGATCTTCGTCGCCCAGATCTTCGACATCCAGCTGGGCGTCGGCGACTACCTGCTGATCGCGTTCGTCTCGGTGGTCGGATCCGCCGCCACGGCCGGACTCACCGGCGCGACGGTCATGCTGACCCTCACCCTCTCCACCCTCGGCCTGCCGATGGAGGGCGTGGGCCTGCTCCTCGCGATCGACCCGATCCTGGACATGATCCGCACCGCGACCAACGTCGCCGGGCAGGCGCTGATCCCGGTGCTGGTCTCGGCCCGCGAGAACCTGCTCGACCGCACGGCGTACGCCACGGCCGACGGCTCCTCCCTGGACGAGCCGCGCGACAAGGCCGAGCCGGTCCCCGCGACCGCCTGA
- a CDS encoding TetR/AcrR family transcriptional regulator yields MGAVKTKRMPRAVREQQMLDAAVRIFGQRGYMAASMDEIAELAGVSKPLVYLYLNSKEDLFTACIRREAGALVEAVRAGVRRDLPADRQLWEGLGAFFTHTGENPDAWSVLHLQARTHGEPFASEVAAMREEIVAFVTQLILAGAREAHRDPDLPEREVAGLAEALVGAAESLAAWANATPGVTARQAAATLMNFAWAGLGDLMAGRPWAPEEEQPGPHTG; encoded by the coding sequence ATGGGTGCCGTGAAGACCAAGCGGATGCCGCGCGCCGTCCGTGAGCAGCAGATGCTGGACGCCGCCGTGCGGATCTTCGGCCAACGGGGCTACATGGCCGCGTCGATGGACGAGATAGCGGAACTGGCGGGCGTGTCCAAGCCGTTGGTCTACCTGTACCTCAACTCCAAGGAAGACCTCTTCACCGCCTGCATCCGCCGGGAGGCGGGGGCCCTCGTCGAGGCGGTACGGGCCGGGGTCCGGCGCGACCTGCCCGCCGACCGGCAACTCTGGGAAGGCCTCGGCGCCTTCTTCACACACACCGGCGAGAACCCGGACGCGTGGTCGGTCCTGCACCTCCAGGCCCGTACGCACGGCGAGCCGTTCGCCTCCGAGGTCGCCGCGATGCGCGAGGAGATCGTCGCGTTCGTGACGCAGCTGATCCTCGCCGGTGCCCGTGAGGCGCACCGCGACCCCGACCTGCCGGAGCGCGAGGTGGCCGGGCTCGCCGAGGCCCTGGTAGGCGCCGCCGAGTCGCTCGCCGCCTGGGCCAACGCCACCCCGGGCGTCACGGCCCGCCAGGCCGCGGCCACCCTGATGAACTTCGCCTGGGCGGGGCTCGGCGACCTCATGGCGGGGCGGCCCTGGGCGCCTGAGGAGGAGCAGCCCGGCCCTCACACCGGGTAG
- a CDS encoding MaoC family dehydratase yields the protein MAGPTDLALTRSPSLAPLLARGAVLSPFKHPGPDAEFPRTRLVLPGLRVDLARLAAYERVCGFPTGEDALPVTYPHVLGFPLAMRLMSGRDFPLPLLGLVHTSFTVTRHARMPASGAYELSVHIEGLAPHRRGTQATVVTEVRGGGDVAWESRSTYLARHRTHHLAEGPREPEARKPLPEAAEWRLAGDVGRRYGAASGDRNPIHLHPLTARLFGFPRAIAHGMWTVARCLAAHGVPESCHLRAEFRAPVLLPGTVTYAARDGRFELRGRPDRIHVTGDVYPV from the coding sequence ATGGCCGGCCCCACCGATCTCGCCCTCACCCGGTCCCCCTCCCTCGCCCCGCTCCTCGCCCGCGGGGCCGTGCTGTCCCCCTTCAAACACCCGGGCCCCGACGCGGAGTTCCCCCGCACCCGGCTCGTCCTGCCGGGCCTGCGTGTCGACCTCGCGCGGCTCGCGGCGTACGAGCGGGTCTGCGGGTTCCCGACCGGGGAGGACGCGCTGCCGGTGACGTATCCGCACGTGCTCGGGTTCCCCCTGGCCATGCGGCTGATGAGCGGCCGGGACTTCCCGCTGCCGCTGCTCGGTCTCGTCCACACGTCGTTCACCGTCACGCGGCACGCCCGGATGCCGGCGAGCGGCGCGTACGAACTCTCCGTGCACATCGAGGGGCTGGCCCCCCACCGGCGCGGCACGCAGGCCACGGTCGTCACCGAGGTGCGCGGCGGCGGGGACGTCGCGTGGGAGTCGAGGAGCACGTACCTGGCCCGGCACCGCACCCACCACCTGGCCGAGGGCCCCCGGGAGCCGGAGGCACGCAAGCCGCTGCCCGAGGCCGCCGAATGGCGGCTCGCCGGGGACGTCGGGCGCCGCTACGGGGCCGCGTCCGGGGACCGCAACCCGATCCACCTGCACCCGCTCACGGCCCGGCTGTTCGGCTTTCCCCGGGCCATCGCCCACGGCATGTGGACCGTGGCCCGCTGCCTCGCCGCGCACGGCGTCCCGGAGTCCTGCCATCTGCGCGCCGAGTTCAGGGCACCGGTCCTGCTGCCCGGGACGGTGACGTACGCGGCGCGGGACGGCCGGTTCGAGCTGCGCGGCCGCCCGGACCGGATCCATGTGACGGGGGACGTCTACCCGGTGTGA
- a CDS encoding 3-oxoacyl-ACP reductase, protein MADRYLRFTGTAPGRFLTRRLGLPQPAALTRWSPERPALDGGLLHLTAGRSGLDLAPVLARTGIGPAGSGRAAAVVLDATGVRDVEGLAEVHAALHPVLRPVATSGRVVLLGAPLDPADHHQAAAQQALEGFTRSLGKEIGRGRTVNLVRLTDAAAAESTLRFLLSPRSAYVSGQVIDVGAPQETTPADPDRPLTGRTALVTGAARGIGEAVAETLARDGARVVVLDVPQAGQDARRVAERLGGTALLLDMTSADAGARITEALPDGLDLLIHNAGITRDRRLVNMPAERWISVLEVNLASVLRTTDALLKDGTLRRGGRIVATASIAGIAGNAGQTNYAASKAGVVGLVRSLAPRALEEHGVTVNAVAPGFIETKMTAAVPLFIREAGRRMNSLAQGGLPADVAETTAWLAHPASGAVNGQIVRVCGQSLLGA, encoded by the coding sequence ATGGCCGACCGCTATCTGCGCTTTACCGGTACCGCGCCCGGCCGCTTCCTCACCCGCCGACTGGGACTGCCGCAGCCCGCGGCGCTGACCCGCTGGTCCCCGGAGCGGCCCGCCCTGGACGGCGGCCTGCTGCACCTCACCGCCGGCCGGTCCGGTCTCGACCTGGCGCCTGTCCTCGCCCGCACCGGGATCGGCCCGGCCGGCTCCGGCCGCGCGGCCGCCGTCGTCCTGGACGCCACCGGGGTGCGGGACGTCGAGGGGCTGGCGGAGGTGCACGCCGCCCTGCATCCCGTACTGCGGCCGGTCGCCACGAGCGGGCGCGTGGTCCTGCTCGGCGCGCCGCTCGACCCCGCCGACCACCACCAGGCCGCGGCCCAGCAGGCCCTGGAGGGGTTCACGCGCTCCCTCGGCAAGGAGATCGGCCGGGGCAGGACCGTGAACCTGGTCCGGCTCACGGACGCCGCCGCCGCGGAGTCCACACTGCGCTTCCTGCTGTCGCCCAGGTCGGCGTATGTGAGCGGGCAGGTGATCGATGTGGGAGCACCCCAGGAGACCACTCCTGCCGACCCGGACCGTCCCCTGACCGGCCGCACCGCCCTCGTCACCGGTGCCGCCCGGGGCATCGGTGAGGCGGTCGCCGAGACGCTCGCCCGGGACGGTGCCCGGGTCGTGGTGCTCGATGTGCCGCAGGCCGGGCAGGACGCCCGGCGCGTCGCCGAGCGGCTCGGCGGCACCGCGCTGCTGCTCGACATGACGTCCGCCGACGCGGGCGCCCGGATCACCGAGGCCCTGCCGGACGGCCTGGACCTGCTGATCCACAACGCGGGCATCACCCGCGACCGGCGCCTGGTGAACATGCCCGCCGAACGCTGGATCTCCGTCCTCGAAGTGAATCTGGCGAGCGTGCTGCGCACCACGGACGCCCTGCTCAAGGACGGGACGCTGAGGCGCGGCGGCCGGATCGTCGCCACCGCCTCGATCGCGGGGATCGCCGGTAACGCCGGCCAGACCAACTACGCCGCCAGCAAGGCGGGCGTCGTCGGCCTGGTCCGCTCCCTGGCGCCGCGCGCGCTCGAAGAGCACGGTGTGACGGTCAACGCGGTCGCGCCCGGCTTCATCGAGACGAAGATGACGGCGGCCGTCCCGCTGTTCATCCGCGAGGCGGGCCGCCGCATGAACTCCCTCGCCCAGGGCGGCCTTCCGGCCGATGTCGCCGAGACCACCGCCTGGCTGGCCCACCCGGCCTCGGGCGCGGTCAACGGCCAGATCGTCCGCGTCTGCGGCCAGAGCCTGCTGGGGGCGTGA
- a CDS encoding acetyl-CoA C-acetyltransferase → MSPQQLSPSVRRVAIVGGARIPFARSDGPYATASNQQMLTAALDGLVERYGLQEPGAVGELVAGAVLKHSRDFNLARETVLGSKLHPRTPAYDIQQACGTGLQAVIAAANKIALGQTESAIAGGADTASDAPLGVNDSLRRTLLEARRAKSLGGRMKALAKVRPAHLVPDIPRKAEPRTGLSMGEHAAVTARAWGVARAAQDELAATSHQRLAAAYERGFFQDLVVPFRGLARDQNLRPGSRMDKLASLKPVFGLDQPDPTMTAGNSTPLTDGAATVLLASEGWARERGLEPLAYLTAYETAAVDFVDGDAAGGEDGLLMAPAHAVPRMLERAGLGLDDFDLVEIHEAFASQVLATLAAWEKRGLGTVDRARLNVAGSSLATGHPFAATGARIVATLAKLLTERDAPARGLISVCAAGGQGVTAILERA, encoded by the coding sequence ATGAGCCCCCAGCAACTGTCGCCCTCAGTGCGGCGCGTGGCGATCGTCGGCGGAGCGCGCATCCCCTTCGCCCGTTCCGACGGCCCCTACGCCACCGCCTCCAACCAGCAGATGCTCACCGCCGCCCTCGACGGCCTCGTCGAGCGGTACGGGCTCCAGGAGCCCGGCGCGGTCGGCGAGCTCGTCGCCGGGGCCGTGCTCAAGCACAGCCGCGACTTCAACCTCGCCCGCGAGACCGTCCTCGGCTCGAAACTGCACCCCCGCACCCCCGCCTACGACATCCAGCAGGCCTGCGGCACCGGCCTCCAGGCCGTCATCGCCGCCGCCAACAAGATCGCCCTCGGCCAGACGGAGTCGGCGATCGCCGGCGGCGCGGACACGGCCAGCGACGCACCCCTCGGCGTCAACGACTCCCTGCGCCGCACCCTGCTGGAGGCCCGCCGGGCCAAGTCGCTCGGCGGCCGGATGAAGGCCCTGGCGAAGGTGCGCCCGGCCCACCTCGTCCCCGACATCCCGCGCAAAGCCGAGCCGCGCACCGGCCTGTCCATGGGCGAACACGCCGCCGTCACCGCCCGCGCCTGGGGCGTCGCCCGCGCGGCACAGGACGAACTCGCGGCCACCAGTCACCAGCGGCTGGCGGCGGCGTACGAACGCGGCTTCTTCCAGGACCTGGTCGTCCCCTTCCGCGGACTGGCCCGCGACCAGAACCTGCGCCCCGGCTCGAGAATGGACAAACTCGCGTCCCTGAAGCCGGTCTTCGGGCTTGACCAGCCCGACCCGACCATGACGGCCGGGAACTCCACCCCGCTGACCGACGGCGCCGCGACCGTCCTGCTGGCGAGCGAGGGGTGGGCCCGCGAGCGCGGCCTGGAGCCGCTGGCATACCTCACCGCGTACGAGACGGCGGCCGTCGACTTCGTGGACGGTGATGCGGCCGGCGGTGAGGACGGCCTGCTCATGGCACCGGCCCACGCCGTCCCGCGGATGCTGGAGCGGGCCGGGCTGGGCCTGGACGACTTCGACCTCGTCGAGATCCACGAGGCGTTCGCCTCCCAGGTGCTGGCGACCCTCGCCGCCTGGGAGAAGCGGGGCCTGGGCACGGTGGACCGCGCCCGGCTGAACGTCGCCGGCTCGTCCCTCGCCACCGGCCACCCCTTCGCCGCCACCGGCGCCCGGATCGTCGCCACCCTGGCCAAGCTCCTCACCGAACGGGACGCCCCCGCCCGCGGGCTGATCTCCGTCTGCGCGGCGGGCGGGCAGGGGGTGACGGCGATCCTGGAACGGGCCTGA
- a CDS encoding AMP-dependent synthetase/ligase gives MSTAYPSSAYGDAYGGPVLVQPEVRRLDGAVREASVPPLAPPWTHGSLADLPFDNASADPGAVALSRKDADGRWSDVTATRFADQVRAVAKGLIAEGLMPGDRVAVMARTIYEWTILDFAAWAAGLVTVPVYPTSSVFQARWILQDSGAVALVTETAAQAAALGPERERLPDLKHLWIVEKGHVDRLAEAGAHLTDQEVEVRRGMLGPDTLATLVYTSGTTGRPKGCALTHGNFFAEVDNAIELLYPVFRAKTSEEASVLLFLPMSHVFGRMVAIACIRARVRLGHAPSIKAERLLPDLAGFRPTCLLAIPYMLEKVFNSARAKAEAGGRVSSFDRAVAVAQRYGEALEAQQTGTGPGPSRALKTARAFYDPLVYRRIRNAMGGRVRYAICGGSPLGRRLAAFYAGAGIEIFEGYGLTETTGASTVTPPLKPRLGTVGWPLPGTRVRIAADGEILVAGDHVLRGYWDPQAGGVAPAAPDGWLATGDLGELDDEGYLTITGRKKELLITAGGKSVAPAPLENWLRSHPLISQCLVLGDGRPFVSALITLDPDGITHWRQMNGKHPVPPTLLIDDEELRAVLQRAVDEANKMVSRPESIRRFVILPQDFTEEAGHLTPSMKLRREAVLRAFAAEVEGLYTR, from the coding sequence GTGTCCACTGCCTATCCCTCCTCCGCCTACGGCGACGCGTACGGAGGACCGGTGCTGGTTCAGCCCGAGGTACGGCGGCTGGACGGGGCGGTACGGGAGGCCTCCGTACCGCCACTGGCCCCGCCGTGGACCCACGGGTCGCTCGCCGACCTGCCCTTCGACAACGCGAGCGCGGATCCGGGCGCCGTGGCGCTCAGCCGCAAGGACGCCGACGGGCGCTGGAGCGACGTCACGGCGACGCGGTTCGCCGACCAGGTGCGGGCCGTGGCGAAGGGCCTGATCGCCGAGGGCCTCATGCCGGGCGACCGGGTCGCCGTGATGGCCCGCACGATCTACGAGTGGACCATCCTGGACTTCGCCGCCTGGGCGGCCGGACTGGTCACCGTCCCCGTCTACCCCACCTCCTCCGTCTTCCAGGCCCGCTGGATCCTCCAGGACTCCGGCGCGGTCGCCCTGGTCACCGAGACCGCCGCGCAGGCCGCCGCCCTCGGCCCCGAGCGCGAACGCCTGCCCGACCTCAAGCACCTGTGGATCGTCGAGAAGGGCCACGTGGACCGGCTCGCGGAAGCCGGGGCGCACCTGACCGACCAGGAGGTCGAGGTGCGGCGCGGCATGCTCGGCCCGGACACCCTCGCCACCCTCGTCTACACCTCGGGCACCACCGGCCGCCCCAAGGGCTGCGCGCTCACCCACGGCAACTTCTTCGCCGAGGTCGACAACGCCATCGAGCTGCTCTACCCCGTCTTCCGGGCGAAGACCAGCGAAGAGGCCTCGGTCCTGCTGTTCCTGCCGATGTCCCACGTCTTCGGCCGCATGGTGGCCATCGCCTGCATCCGGGCCCGCGTCCGGCTGGGCCACGCGCCCAGCATCAAGGCCGAGCGCCTGCTCCCGGACCTGGCCGGCTTCCGGCCGACCTGTCTGCTGGCCATCCCGTACATGCTGGAGAAGGTCTTCAACTCGGCCCGCGCCAAGGCCGAGGCGGGCGGCCGGGTCTCGTCGTTCGACCGCGCGGTGGCGGTGGCGCAGCGCTACGGAGAGGCCCTGGAGGCCCAGCAGACCGGCACCGGCCCCGGCCCCTCCCGCGCCCTGAAGACCGCCCGCGCCTTCTACGACCCCCTGGTCTACCGCCGCATCCGCAACGCCATGGGCGGCAGAGTCCGCTACGCCATCTGCGGCGGCTCCCCGCTCGGCCGCCGCCTCGCCGCGTTCTACGCCGGTGCCGGCATCGAGATCTTCGAGGGCTACGGCCTGACGGAGACCACCGGCGCGAGCACCGTCACCCCGCCCCTGAAACCCCGGCTGGGCACCGTCGGCTGGCCGCTGCCCGGCACCCGCGTCCGCATCGCCGCCGACGGGGAGATCCTCGTCGCCGGCGACCACGTGCTGCGCGGCTACTGGGACCCGCAGGCCGGCGGCGTCGCCCCCGCCGCCCCCGACGGCTGGCTCGCCACCGGCGACCTCGGCGAACTGGACGACGAGGGCTACCTGACGATCACCGGCCGCAAGAAGGAACTGCTCATCACCGCGGGCGGCAAGTCCGTCGCCCCGGCCCCGCTGGAGAACTGGCTGCGCTCACACCCGCTGATCTCCCAGTGCCTCGTTCTGGGCGACGGCCGCCCCTTCGTCTCGGCGCTGATCACCCTCGACCCCGACGGCATCACCCACTGGCGCCAGATGAACGGCAAACACCCCGTACCGCCCACGCTCCTCATCGACGACGAGGAACTGCGCGCCGTCCTCCAGCGTGCCGTCGACGAGGCCAACAAGATGGTCTCCCGCCCGGAGTCCATCCGCCGCTTCGTCATCCTCCCTCAGGACTTCACGGAGGAAGCGGGCCATCTGACCCCCTCGATGAAGCTCCGCCGCGAGGCCGTGCTGCGCGCGTTCGCCGCGGAAGTGGAGGGTCTGTACACGCGGTGA
- a CDS encoding sugar ABC transporter substrate-binding protein, with protein sequence MIARNPRQAAVRRLSIALAVSVSALSLAACGDGGSDDTAAKKGNDITVGLLLPDLDTARFEKFDYPLIKQEVASLTENKGKVRYANAEASVSRQSEQFQKMIDDKVDVILVDALNSKTIATDVQKAKDAGIPVIAYDRLAEGPIDAYVSHDNELVGQVQGRAIIGELGDKAEKSKVVMMNGDPADPNTARFKDGALSELQGQVDIVKQYDTKEWKPAIAKANMKKAIQAVGLNNIAAVYSANDGMAGAVIEALQEAGATRMPPVTGQDANLDAVQRIVSGEQYMTVYKSFLLEATNAAKIAVAKVQGRSIEFAALTRETVDSPTQKNIPAMLVPVVALTKDNIKDTVITDGVYTVKDICTSKYKADCAAIGLE encoded by the coding sequence GTGATAGCGCGCAACCCCCGTCAGGCCGCCGTGCGGCGTCTCTCCATAGCCCTGGCGGTCTCCGTGTCGGCCCTGTCCCTCGCCGCCTGCGGCGACGGCGGGAGTGACGACACCGCCGCGAAGAAGGGCAACGACATCACGGTGGGCCTCCTGCTGCCCGACCTTGACACGGCACGCTTCGAGAAGTTCGACTACCCGCTGATCAAGCAGGAGGTCGCGTCCCTCACGGAGAACAAGGGCAAGGTCCGCTACGCCAACGCCGAGGCCAGCGTCTCCAGACAGAGCGAGCAGTTCCAGAAGATGATCGACGACAAGGTGGACGTCATCCTCGTCGACGCGCTGAACTCCAAGACCATCGCCACGGACGTGCAGAAGGCCAAGGACGCCGGCATCCCGGTCATCGCCTACGACCGCCTCGCCGAGGGCCCGATCGACGCCTACGTCTCCCACGACAACGAACTCGTCGGCCAGGTCCAGGGCCGCGCCATCATCGGGGAACTCGGCGACAAGGCCGAGAAGAGCAAGGTCGTCATGATGAACGGCGACCCCGCCGACCCCAACACCGCACGCTTCAAGGACGGCGCGCTCAGCGAACTCCAGGGCCAGGTCGACATCGTGAAGCAGTACGACACCAAGGAGTGGAAGCCCGCGATCGCCAAGGCCAACATGAAGAAGGCGATCCAGGCCGTCGGCCTGAACAACATCGCCGCCGTCTACTCGGCCAACGACGGCATGGCGGGCGCCGTCATCGAGGCGCTGCAGGAGGCCGGCGCCACCAGGATGCCGCCGGTGACCGGGCAGGACGCCAACCTCGACGCGGTGCAGCGGATCGTGTCCGGCGAGCAGTACATGACCGTGTACAAGTCCTTCCTGCTGGAGGCGACCAACGCCGCGAAGATCGCGGTGGCCAAGGTCCAGGGACGCTCGATCGAGTTCGCCGCGCTGACCCGGGAGACGGTCGACAGCCCGACGCAGAAGAACATCCCCGCGATGCTGGTCCCGGTGGTCGCCCTCACCAAGGACAACATCAAGGACACGGTGATCACGGACGGCGTGTACACCGTGAAGGACATCTGCACCTCGAAGTACAAGGCGGACTGCGCGGCCATCGGCCTCGAGTAG